The Carassius carassius chromosome 34, fCarCar2.1, whole genome shotgun sequence genome has a segment encoding these proteins:
- the LOC132115171 gene encoding melanocortin receptor 3-like produces the protein MNDSYLQFLKGQKPANSTSLPPNGSTVDPSAGALCEQVQIQAEVFLTLGIVSLLENILVILAVVKNKNLHSPMYFFLCSLAAADMLVSVSNSLETIVIAVLNSRLLVASDHFVRLMDNVFDSMICISLVASICNLLAIAVDRYVTIFYALRYHSIVTVRRALVAIAGIWLVCVVCGIVFIVYSESKTVIVCLITMFFAMLVLMATLYVHMFLLARLHVQRIAALPPAAAAAGNPAPRQRSCMKGAVTISILLGVFVCCWAPFFLHLILLVSCPHHPLCLCYMSHFTMYLVLIMCNSVIDPLIYACRSLEMRKTFKEILCCFGCQPPL, from the coding sequence ATGAACGACTCATACCTGCAGTTTCTTAAAGGGCAGAAACCTGCAAACAGCACGTCTTTGCCTCCTAATGGCAGCACAGTTGATCCTTCAGCAGGAGCGCTGTGCGAGCAGGTTCAGATCCAGGCGGAGGTTTTTCTCACTTTGGGTATTGTGAGTCTTCTGGAGAACATCCTTGTCATCTTGGCCGTGGTCAAAAACAAGAACCTTCACTCTCCgatgtatttttttctgtgcagCCTGGCTGCTGCGGACATGTTGGTGAGTGTATCGAACTCTTTGGAGACCATTGTCATTGCTGTACTAAACAGTCGACTTTTGGTGGCCAGTGACCATTTTGTGCGTTTAATGGACAATGTGTTTGATTCAATGATCTGCATTTCTCTCGTGGCATCAATCTGCAATCTCTTGGCGATTGCTGTTGACCGCTACGTCACGATCTTCTACGCCTTACGCTACCACAGCATAGTGACCGTACGCAGAGCATTGGTGGCCATTGCTGGGATCTGGTTGGTGTGCGTGGTTTGTGGAATCGTCTTCATAGTGTACTCAGAGAGCAAGACGGTGATTGTTTGTCTAATCACAATGTTCTTTGCCATGTTGGTGCTCATGGCCACTCTCTACGTACACATGTTTCTTCTCGCCAGACTTCACGTCCAGAGGATCGCAGCATTACCTCCAGCAGCAGCTGCAGCTGGCAACCCGGCCCCGCGTCAGCGCAGCTGCATGAAGGGAGCTGTGACCATCTCCATCCTCCTCGGCGTGTTTGTGTGTTGCTGGGCGCCGTTTTTCCTCCACCTCATTCTGCTGGTGTCCTGTCCGCACCATCCGCTCTGCCTCTGCTACATGTCTCATTTTACCATGTACCTGGTCCTCATTATGTGCAACTCTGTAATTGACCCCCTAATCTACGCCTGCCGCAGTCTGGAAATGAGGAAGACCTTTAAGGAGATACTCTGCTGTTTTGGCTGTCAGCCTCCACTTTAG